In a genomic window of Variovorax paradoxus:
- a CDS encoding acetyl-CoA carboxylase biotin carboxylase subunit: MTAAFDKLLIANRGEIAVRVIRAAQELGLKTVAVYSDADAQSLAVQMADEAVRIGPAHASKSYLSADAILQAAAQSGAGAVHPGYGFLSENADFAARVEAAGLVFVGPTPHAIRTMGDKAAARAAAMKAGVPTVPGSAGVVSDAGVAVELARDIGYPIMIKASAGGGGRGIRVAHDEAELRQQFATATAEAQAAFGNGEVYLERFIRKARHIEVQILGDGQRVVHCFERECSLQRRRQKVWEEAPSAAIDAATRAALCESALRLASAVAYRGAGTLEYLYDDDTREFFFIEMNTRIQVEHPITEMVTGIDLVKEMLRIALGQPLRLKQEDIRLDGAAIEVRINAENAAKNFMPSPGLVTRLAVPGGPGVRFDTLMFAGCNVPAYYDSLLGKLIVHDSDRAAALARMRRALGELRVEGIHTTIPLHRALCEDAEVAAAAFHTGFLEQWLAAHPLAEPAAPVPAPTPEKVPA, encoded by the coding sequence ATGACCGCTGCATTCGACAAGCTGCTGATCGCCAACCGCGGGGAGATCGCGGTGCGCGTGATCCGCGCCGCGCAGGAGCTGGGCCTGAAGACCGTCGCCGTCTACAGCGACGCCGACGCCCAGAGCCTGGCCGTGCAGATGGCCGACGAGGCCGTGCGCATCGGCCCGGCCCATGCCAGCAAGAGCTACCTGAGCGCCGACGCCATCCTGCAGGCCGCGGCCCAAAGCGGCGCGGGCGCCGTGCATCCGGGCTACGGCTTCCTCTCGGAGAACGCCGACTTCGCGGCGCGCGTCGAGGCCGCGGGCCTGGTGTTCGTGGGCCCGACGCCGCATGCGATCCGCACCATGGGCGACAAGGCGGCCGCGCGCGCCGCCGCCATGAAGGCCGGCGTGCCGACCGTGCCCGGCAGCGCCGGCGTGGTGAGCGATGCCGGCGTGGCGGTCGAACTCGCGCGCGACATCGGCTATCCGATCATGATCAAGGCCTCGGCCGGCGGTGGCGGGCGCGGCATCCGCGTGGCGCACGACGAGGCCGAGCTGCGCCAGCAGTTCGCCACCGCCACCGCCGAGGCGCAGGCCGCCTTCGGCAACGGCGAGGTCTACCTCGAGCGCTTCATCCGCAAGGCACGCCACATCGAGGTGCAGATCCTCGGCGACGGGCAGCGCGTGGTGCACTGCTTCGAGCGCGAATGCTCGCTGCAGCGCCGGCGCCAGAAGGTGTGGGAAGAAGCGCCCTCGGCCGCCATCGATGCCGCCACGCGCGCCGCGCTGTGCGAATCGGCGCTGCGCCTCGCGAGCGCCGTGGCCTACCGCGGCGCGGGCACGCTCGAGTACCTCTATGACGACGACACGCGCGAGTTCTTCTTCATCGAGATGAACACCCGCATCCAGGTCGAGCATCCGATCACCGAGATGGTCACCGGCATCGACCTCGTGAAGGAGATGCTGCGCATCGCGCTGGGCCAGCCGCTGCGCCTGAAGCAGGAGGACATCCGGCTCGACGGCGCCGCCATCGAGGTGCGCATCAACGCCGAGAACGCCGCGAAGAACTTCATGCCGAGCCCGGGCCTGGTGACGCGGCTCGCGGTGCCGGGCGGGCCCGGCGTGCGATTCGACACCCTGATGTTCGCGGGCTGCAACGTGCCGGCCTACTACGACTCGCTGCTCGGCAAGCTGATCGTGCACGACAGCGACCGCGCCGCCGCGCTCGCGCGCATGCGCCGCGCGCTCGGCGAGCTGCGCGTGGAGGGCATCCACACCACGATCCCGCTGCACCGCGCGCTGTGCGAGGACGCCGAGGTCGCGGCCGCGGCCTTCCACACCGGCTTCCTCGAGCAGTGGCTCGCGGCGCATCCGCTGGCCGAGCCGGCCGCTCCCGTTCCTGCTCCTACGCCCGAGAAGGTGCCCGCATGA
- a CDS encoding allophanate hydrolase subunit 1, whose protein sequence is MTAAILPAQARYSFGGDEHLFVEISESMSLPAFFKGMAICNELRRRVQAGEIAGVTEICPANAAYLVRFDPDLIAPDALQAVLEGIEAGIGEADLRLSTRIVEIPVLYNDPWTHETLMRFRERHQDPASTDIEYAARINGHDSVEAFIAAHSGAPWFVSMVGFVAGLPFLFQMVERERQLEVPKYLSPRTDTPRLTLGHGGCFSCIYSVRGAGGYQMFGVTPAPIFDPAQRLPYLKELMVFFRPGDIVKWKPIDRAEYDRQVAQVEAGDYTLRIAPVSFSLQEFLADPDGYNQQLLKVLHGD, encoded by the coding sequence ATGACCGCTGCCATCCTCCCGGCCCAGGCCCGCTACAGCTTCGGCGGCGACGAGCACCTGTTCGTCGAGATCAGCGAATCGATGTCACTGCCGGCCTTCTTCAAGGGCATGGCGATCTGCAACGAGCTGCGCCGCCGCGTGCAGGCCGGCGAGATCGCGGGCGTCACCGAGATCTGCCCGGCCAACGCGGCCTACCTGGTGCGCTTCGATCCCGACCTGATCGCTCCCGACGCGCTGCAGGCCGTGCTCGAGGGGATCGAGGCCGGCATCGGCGAGGCCGACCTTCGGCTTTCGACCCGCATCGTCGAGATCCCCGTGCTCTACAACGACCCGTGGACGCACGAGACCCTGATGCGCTTTCGCGAGCGCCACCAGGACCCGGCCAGCACCGACATCGAATACGCCGCGCGCATCAACGGCCACGACTCGGTCGAGGCCTTCATCGCCGCGCATTCGGGCGCGCCGTGGTTCGTCTCCATGGTGGGCTTCGTGGCCGGGCTGCCCTTCCTGTTCCAGATGGTCGAGCGCGAGCGCCAGCTCGAGGTGCCCAAGTACCTGAGCCCGCGCACCGACACCCCGCGGCTCACCCTGGGCCACGGCGGCTGCTTCAGCTGCATCTACTCGGTGCGCGGGGCCGGCGGCTACCAGATGTTCGGCGTCACGCCGGCGCCGATCTTCGATCCGGCCCAGCGCCTGCCCTACCTCAAGGAGCTGATGGTGTTCTTCCGCCCCGGCGACATCGTCAAGTGGAAGCCGATCGACCGCGCCGAGTACGACCGCCAGGTGGCGCAGGTGGAGGCCGGCGACTACACCTTGCGCATCGCGCCGGTGTCGTTCTCGCTGCAGGAATTCCTGGCCGATCCCGACGGCTACAACCAACAGCTGCTGAAGGTGCTCCATGGCGATTGA
- a CDS encoding biotin-dependent carboxyltransferase — MAIEVLKPGLATSVQDAGRPGYYHLGIPLSGALDQQGLVLANLLVGNDEGAAVIESTLLGPELRFDAPAVVAVTGAQAKVKLNGAERPRNEAFAVQAGDVLGFDFMLLGARMCIAVAGGIDVPLVLGSRSTYGLGAFGGFEGRKLLAGDRLPVGTPSARARPGRGVAAELLPVLAKEVTLRVLPGIYFHRLQQDSVRSFFADTWSVGSEADRIGYRYKNGTPLKFIERTPPFGAGADPSNIVDAGYPYGSIQVPGGREPIILHRDAVSGGGYAMVGTVISADMDLIAQMQPNHKARFVAVDMAQALAARAERRRRIDRLRAALAD, encoded by the coding sequence ATGGCGATTGAAGTGCTCAAGCCCGGCCTCGCGACCAGCGTGCAGGACGCGGGCCGTCCCGGCTACTACCACCTGGGCATTCCGCTGTCGGGCGCGCTCGACCAGCAGGGCCTGGTGCTGGCCAACCTGCTGGTGGGCAACGACGAGGGCGCGGCCGTGATCGAGAGCACCCTGCTCGGGCCCGAGCTGCGTTTCGATGCGCCCGCCGTGGTGGCGGTGACGGGCGCGCAGGCCAAGGTCAAGCTCAACGGCGCCGAGAGGCCGCGCAACGAAGCCTTCGCGGTGCAGGCCGGCGACGTGCTGGGCTTCGACTTCATGCTGCTGGGCGCGCGCATGTGCATCGCGGTGGCCGGCGGCATCGACGTGCCGCTGGTGCTCGGCAGCCGCTCGACCTACGGCCTCGGCGCCTTCGGTGGCTTCGAGGGCCGCAAGCTGCTGGCCGGCGACCGGCTGCCGGTGGGCACGCCCTCGGCGCGCGCGCGGCCCGGGCGTGGCGTGGCGGCCGAGCTGCTGCCGGTGCTCGCCAAGGAGGTGACGCTGCGCGTGCTGCCCGGCATCTACTTCCACCGGCTGCAGCAGGACTCGGTGCGCAGCTTCTTCGCCGACACCTGGAGCGTGGGCTCGGAGGCCGACCGCATCGGCTACCGCTACAAGAACGGCACGCCGCTGAAGTTCATCGAGCGCACGCCGCCCTTCGGCGCGGGCGCCGATCCGTCGAACATCGTCGATGCCGGCTATCCCTACGGCTCGATCCAGGTGCCGGGCGGGCGCGAGCCGATCATCCTGCACCGCGACGCGGTCTCGGGCGGCGGCTACGCGATGGTCGGCACGGTGATCAGCGCCGACATGGACCTGATCGCCCAGATGCAGCCCAACCACAAGGCCCGCTTCGTCGCGGTCGACATGGCGCAGGCGCTGGCCGCGCGCGCCGAGCGACGACGGCGCATCGACCGCCTGCGCGCCGCGCTCGCCGACTGA
- the torT gene encoding TMAO reductase system periplasmic protein TorT, with the protein MNSLPLRVSLTAAAFAATVLWHGGASAADWFPYKAEATEPAFSAEGTKKPIDYVPLPKASKKWDLCVSFPHMKDAYWLGVDYGVIEEARRQGVKLQVVDAGGYTNLGKQVSQIEDCVARGANAVIIGAISGDGLNNVIKATAAKKVPVIDLVNGINSPDLSAKSLVSFHTMGQSTGAYLAKKHPAGSPPVKVGWFPGPAGAGWVEAAHKGFMEAVKGSAVVVLDPKYGDTGKEAQSKLIEDVLQANPDLAYVAGTAVTAEAATGILRSRNLDKKVQVLSFYMTPGVYEGIQRGRIVAAPADSMVIQGRIAVDQAVRLLEGKEVAKHVGPKIFVVDSSNIQSVKQADILPPTGFKPVFEVK; encoded by the coding sequence ATGAACAGCTTGCCCCTGCGCGTTTCATTGACCGCCGCCGCCTTCGCCGCCACCGTGCTGTGGCACGGCGGTGCCTCGGCCGCCGACTGGTTTCCCTACAAGGCCGAGGCCACCGAGCCCGCCTTCTCGGCCGAGGGCACGAAGAAGCCCATCGACTACGTGCCGCTGCCCAAGGCCTCGAAGAAGTGGGACCTCTGCGTGTCGTTCCCGCACATGAAGGACGCCTACTGGCTCGGCGTGGACTACGGCGTGATCGAGGAGGCCCGGCGCCAGGGCGTGAAGCTGCAGGTGGTCGACGCGGGGGGTTACACCAATCTCGGCAAGCAGGTATCGCAGATCGAGGACTGCGTGGCGCGCGGTGCCAACGCGGTGATCATCGGCGCGATCTCGGGCGACGGGCTCAACAACGTCATCAAGGCCACGGCCGCGAAGAAGGTGCCGGTGATCGACCTGGTCAACGGCATCAACTCGCCCGACCTGTCGGCCAAGTCGCTGGTGTCCTTCCACACCATGGGCCAGTCGACCGGTGCCTACCTCGCGAAGAAGCACCCGGCCGGTTCGCCGCCGGTCAAGGTCGGCTGGTTCCCGGGCCCGGCCGGCGCGGGCTGGGTCGAGGCCGCGCACAAGGGCTTCATGGAGGCGGTCAAGGGCAGCGCGGTGGTGGTGCTCGATCCGAAGTACGGCGACACCGGCAAGGAAGCGCAGAGCAAGCTGATCGAGGACGTGCTGCAGGCCAACCCCGACCTGGCCTACGTGGCCGGCACGGCCGTCACGGCCGAGGCCGCCACCGGCATCCTGCGCTCGCGCAACCTCGACAAGAAGGTGCAGGTGCTGTCCTTCTACATGACGCCGGGCGTCTACGAGGGCATCCAGCGCGGCCGCATCGTGGCGGCGCCGGCCGACTCGATGGTGATCCAGGGCCGCATCGCGGTCGACCAGGCGGTGCGCCTGCTCGAGGGCAAGGAGGTCGCGAAGCACGTGGGCCCGAAGATCTTCGTGGTCGACAGCAGCAACATCCAGAGCGTGAAGCAGGCCGACATCCTGCCGCCGACCGGCTTCAAGCCGGTGTTCGAGGTCAAGTAG
- a CDS encoding sugar ABC transporter ATP-binding protein: MPPLLQTRGLGKRYPGVLALDGVDFELRAGEVHVLFGENGAGKSTLISLLAGANVPSAGEIRLRGEPVRFANVHDARRHGISAVFQEFSLIPTLSVAQNLSLGEEPRRGGLLDRGALRERARAMLADLGFAIDVDAPVAGLTRAQQQMVEIAKGLRGEVSVLILDEPTASLTDAETQRLFELVARLQARGVGIVYISHRMQEIARIADRITVLRDGRQVRTVEARETDADRLIELMSGRAIEQVYPRIAFAPGETVLEVEGLHSPNGVRGASLRVRRGEVVGLAGLVGCGKSELFRAVCGLDPVSAGRVLFKGQPRTGARVRRLLDEGLFYLPPDRKGEGLVLGFSSRANITLPLVHGPLRGHGGWLRKRLGRRLSTAAAERVELAPRNLERPVALLSGGNQQKVLFGKGMTRDAALYVFDEPTVGVDIGTRSALYQVIRKLCEGGAAVVVISSDLPEVLHLSHRVYVMCRGEIAGELRGDAIGETAVLNLFFGSSENNKP, encoded by the coding sequence ATGCCACCCCTGCTGCAGACCCGCGGACTCGGCAAGCGCTATCCGGGCGTGCTGGCGCTCGACGGCGTGGACTTCGAGCTGCGCGCGGGCGAGGTGCACGTGCTGTTCGGCGAGAACGGCGCCGGCAAGTCGACGCTGATCTCGCTGCTGGCCGGCGCCAATGTGCCGAGCGCCGGCGAGATCCGGCTGCGCGGCGAGCCGGTGCGCTTCGCGAACGTGCACGACGCGCGGCGCCACGGCATCAGCGCGGTGTTCCAGGAGTTCTCGCTGATCCCCACGCTGTCGGTGGCGCAGAACCTGAGCCTTGGCGAGGAGCCGCGCCGCGGCGGCCTGCTCGACCGCGGCGCGCTGCGCGAACGTGCCCGCGCGATGCTGGCCGACCTGGGCTTCGCGATCGACGTCGATGCGCCCGTGGCCGGCCTCACGCGCGCCCAGCAGCAGATGGTGGAGATCGCCAAAGGCCTGCGCGGCGAGGTCTCGGTGCTGATCCTCGACGAGCCCACCGCCTCGCTGACCGATGCCGAGACGCAGCGCCTGTTCGAGCTGGTGGCGCGGCTGCAGGCGCGCGGCGTGGGCATCGTCTACATCTCGCACCGCATGCAGGAGATCGCGCGGATCGCCGACCGCATCACGGTGCTGCGCGACGGCCGCCAGGTCAGGACGGTCGAGGCGCGCGAGACCGATGCCGACCGCCTGATCGAGCTGATGAGCGGGCGTGCCATCGAACAGGTCTATCCGCGCATCGCCTTTGCGCCCGGCGAGACGGTGCTCGAGGTCGAGGGCCTGCATTCGCCCAACGGCGTGCGCGGCGCCAGCCTCAGGGTGCGGCGCGGCGAGGTGGTCGGGCTGGCCGGCCTCGTGGGCTGCGGCAAGTCGGAGCTGTTCCGCGCGGTCTGCGGGCTCGACCCGGTGAGCGCGGGCCGCGTGCTGTTCAAGGGCCAGCCGCGCACCGGCGCCAGGGTGCGCCGGCTGCTCGACGAGGGCCTGTTCTATCTGCCGCCCGACCGCAAGGGCGAGGGGCTGGTGCTGGGCTTCAGCTCGCGCGCCAACATCACGCTGCCGCTGGTGCACGGCCCGCTGCGCGGCCATGGCGGCTGGCTGCGCAAGCGGCTCGGGCGAAGGCTGTCGACGGCCGCGGCCGAGCGCGTGGAGCTCGCGCCGCGCAACCTCGAGCGGCCGGTGGCGCTCTTGTCGGGCGGCAATCAGCAGAAGGTGCTGTTCGGCAAGGGCATGACGCGCGACGCCGCGCTCTACGTGTTCGACGAGCCCACGGTGGGCGTCGACATCGGCACCCGCAGCGCGCTCTACCAGGTGATCCGCAAGCTCTGCGAAGGCGGCGCGGCGGTGGTCGTGATCTCCTCCGACCTGCCCGAGGTGCTGCACCTGAGCCACCGTGTCTACGTGATGTGCCGCGGCGAGATCGCCGGCGAGCTGCGGGGCGACGCCATCGGCGAGACCGCCGTGCTCAATCTCTTCTTCGGTTCCAGCGAGAACAACAAGCCATGA
- a CDS encoding ABC transporter permease, whose protein sequence is MTSSSSVATAVSSAPGPAGRALALLRALFLRLGVLPFMLAIAFVVFGTLSDQFLTVQNLINLLRQSVYLILVAMGQMLALVTGGFDLSVGTVMAITSVVAALAMQFFGAALPDAAWLAIALGCACGMLAGLAVGLVNGIGVAFIGVSPFIVTLGVQSIGFGLALYLTGGVPVSGLPAGFSELFGFGTLLGVPVPIWVTAVCVTAMGVLMGRMPTGTHLLAVGGNAKAAALSGIDTRRVLLVAYLLCAGLAAVSGLLLTARVETGEANLGGTVALESIAACVIAGVSLRGGMGRVPNVVMGAIFIGLVQNGMNLASVGSYLQMVVLGALLIVAVVADQLRHRMVAPGSH, encoded by the coding sequence ATGACTTCGTCTTCCTCCGTCGCCACCGCCGTGTCTTCGGCACCGGGGCCCGCCGGCCGCGCGCTGGCCCTGCTGCGCGCCCTGTTCCTGCGCCTGGGCGTGCTGCCCTTCATGCTGGCGATCGCCTTCGTGGTGTTCGGCACCCTGTCGGACCAGTTCCTCACGGTGCAGAACCTGATCAACCTGCTGCGCCAGTCGGTCTACCTGATCCTGGTGGCCATGGGCCAGATGCTGGCGCTGGTGACCGGCGGCTTCGATCTCTCGGTCGGCACCGTGATGGCGATCACCTCGGTGGTGGCGGCGCTGGCCATGCAGTTCTTCGGCGCCGCGCTGCCCGACGCCGCCTGGCTGGCGATCGCGCTGGGCTGCGCCTGCGGCATGCTGGCCGGGCTCGCGGTGGGGCTGGTCAACGGCATCGGCGTGGCCTTCATCGGCGTTTCGCCCTTCATCGTCACGCTGGGCGTGCAGTCGATCGGCTTCGGCCTGGCGCTCTACCTCACGGGCGGCGTGCCGGTGTCGGGTCTGCCCGCGGGCTTCAGCGAGCTGTTCGGCTTCGGCACGCTGCTGGGCGTGCCGGTCCCGATCTGGGTCACGGCGGTCTGCGTGACGGCCATGGGCGTGCTGATGGGCCGCATGCCGACCGGCACCCACCTGCTGGCCGTGGGCGGCAATGCCAAGGCGGCGGCGCTGTCGGGCATCGACACCCGGCGCGTGCTGCTCGTGGCCTACCTGTTGTGCGCGGGCCTCGCGGCCGTCAGCGGCCTGCTGCTGACCGCGCGCGTCGAGACCGGCGAAGCCAACCTCGGCGGCACCGTGGCGCTGGAATCGATCGCGGCCTGCGTGATCGCCGGCGTGAGCCTGCGCGGCGGCATGGGCCGGGTGCCGAACGTGGTGATGGGCGCGATCTTCATCGGCCTGGTGCAGAACGGCATGAACCTCGCGAGCGTGGGGTCGTACCTGCAGATGGTGGTGCTGGGCGCGTTGCTGATCGTGGCGGTGGTGGCCGATCAGTTGCGCCACCGCATGGTGGCGCCCGGCTCGCACTGA
- a CDS encoding histidine phosphatase family protein, translated as MEEITRLIAVRHGETAWNVDTRIQGQLDIGLNATGIWQAQRVGQALADEPLAVIYASDLSRAWQTALEIAKPHGLEVRPEPGLRERAFGRFEGMSFAEIEAELPEQARRWRERDPEFEPEGGESLLVFRERITRVAADLASRHTGELVALVAHGGVMDVLYRAATRQELQAPRTWQLGNAAINRMLWSSEGFSLVGWSDIAHLAAEGGPRDEFAN; from the coding sequence ATGGAAGAAATCACCCGCCTGATCGCCGTTCGCCATGGCGAAACCGCCTGGAACGTCGACACGCGCATCCAGGGCCAGCTCGACATCGGGCTCAATGCCACCGGCATCTGGCAGGCCCAGCGCGTGGGCCAGGCGCTGGCCGACGAGCCGCTGGCCGTCATCTACGCCAGCGACCTCTCGCGCGCCTGGCAGACCGCGCTCGAGATCGCCAAGCCGCACGGCCTCGAGGTCCGGCCCGAACCCGGCCTGCGCGAGCGCGCCTTCGGCCGCTTCGAGGGCATGAGCTTCGCCGAGATCGAGGCCGAGCTGCCCGAGCAGGCCAGGCGCTGGCGCGAGCGCGATCCCGAGTTCGAACCCGAGGGCGGCGAGAGCCTGCTGGTGTTCCGCGAGCGCATCACGCGCGTGGCCGCCGACCTGGCCTCGCGCCACACGGGCGAGCTGGTGGCGCTGGTCGCGCACGGCGGCGTGATGGACGTGCTCTACCGCGCCGCCACGCGCCAGGAGCTGCAGGCGCCGCGCACCTGGCAGCTCGGCAACGCGGCCATCAACCGCATGCTGTGGAGCAGCGAGGGCTTCAGCCTCGTGGGCTGGAGCGACATCGCGCACCTCGCGGCCGAGGGCGGGCCGCGCGACGAGTTCGCCAACTAG
- a CDS encoding DUF4136 domain-containing protein, with product MKRAFPALLLVATLSGCATSWVVDSDVKSFSAIDTVPAGATYRFERLPSQQANGERQASLEAMAAAALEQVGLRRDDANPRYTAQISARVTTTLSPWADPWLWDGPFGYGYGYGPYGYGRRWYGGGWYGAPVIPQASNPWYEREVGVVLRELGSNRVVYETRARNDGPYTASAAVLPVMFQAALQGFPKPPEGVRRVNIELPTAKKQQ from the coding sequence ATGAAACGTGCTTTTCCTGCTCTGCTTCTAGTAGCAACACTGTCCGGCTGCGCCACCTCCTGGGTGGTCGACAGCGACGTGAAGAGCTTCTCCGCCATCGACACCGTTCCCGCCGGCGCCACCTACCGCTTCGAGCGCCTGCCCTCGCAGCAGGCCAACGGCGAGCGCCAGGCCTCGCTCGAGGCCATGGCCGCCGCCGCGCTCGAGCAGGTCGGCCTGCGCCGCGACGACGCCAACCCGCGCTACACGGCGCAGATCAGCGCCCGCGTGACCACCACGCTGTCGCCCTGGGCCGATCCCTGGCTCTGGGACGGCCCCTTCGGCTACGGCTACGGCTACGGCCCCTACGGCTACGGCCGGCGCTGGTACGGCGGCGGCTGGTATGGCGCGCCGGTCATTCCGCAGGCCTCGAACCCCTGGTACGAGCGCGAGGTCGGCGTGGTGCTGCGCGAGCTCGGCAGCAACCGCGTGGTCTACGAGACCCGCGCGCGCAACGACGGCCCCTACACCGCGAGCGCCGCGGTGCTGCCGGTGATGTTCCAGGCCGCGCTGCAGGGCTTCCCGAAGCCGCCCGAGGGCGTGCGGCGCGTCAACATCGAGCTGCCGACGGCAAAGAAGCAGCAGTAG